The genome window CTTGTGCTCCAGGAAGATGACCGGGTCGTCGTCGCGCAGCGCGGCGGTGAGGAGGCCCTTGACGTCCTGGGGAGTGGATGGCGCGACCACCTTCAGGCCGGGCACGTGGGCGAAAAACGCCTCCACGCTCTGCGAGTGGTACAGCGCCCCGTGGACGCCGCCGCCGTACGGGGCGCGGACGACCAGCGGGCAGCCCCACACGCCGTTGGAGCGATAGCGGATGCGGGCCGCCTCGCTCACAATCTGGTCGAAGGCGGGATGAATGAAGTCGGCGAACTGGATTTCGGCGATGGGACGGAGTCCGTTGAGGGACATGCCGATGGCGACGCCGACGATAGCCCCTTCGGCCAGGGTAGTGTCAATAACACGCTCCTCGCCGAACTCCCGCAGAAGACCTTCGCTGGCGCGGAAGACGCCGCCGCGCGCGCCCACATCCTCGCCCAGCAGGACGACGCGCTCGTCCCGGCGCATCTCGTCGCGCATGGTCTCGCGTACCGCTTCGAGCACCGTTCGCACAGTCATGGCGCTCCTCCTAGTGTCCTGTCCCTGAAAGACGCTTATGAATTGTCATTGCGAGGAGTCCTTCCGCGGAAGGAGGACGAAGCAATCTGAAGGAGGGGTGTACCCCGCAACCAGATTGCCACGCCCCGATGAAATCGG of Dehalococcoidia bacterium contains these proteins:
- a CDS encoding alpha-ketoacid dehydrogenase subunit beta, producing the protein MTVRTVLEAVRETMRDEMRRDERVVLLGEDVGARGGVFRASEGLLREFGEERVIDTTLAEGAIVGVAIGMSLNGLRPIAEIQFADFIHPAFDQIVSEAARIRYRSNGVWGCPLVVRAPYGGGVHGALYHSQSVEAFFAHVPGLKVVAPSTPQDVKGLLTAALRDDDPVIFLEHKRTYRLIKGDVPDGDFVLPLGKAEVKRAGEHVSVITYGLAVHHALQAAEEVAKDGVSVEVVDLRTLRPLDTETVLASVRKTGKALVVHEDNLTGGFGAEVAAIIAQEAFEHLDGPVTRLAGPDVPAMPFSPPLEEAFIPGPEKIAAAIRKLAAY